The region ATTAATGACTAAAGAAGAATAGACGTTACAATATATCAAAAATAAGAAAACTATTCTGTTTAGGGTAAGTGAAGATCGAATATGGTATCCGAAtcgatattattttaaatatcctCATTTTGTCGACATAATTTCCATAGAAAGAAGATCCTAAAAACATGTTATAAAATTACGTATCACGCGAAATTTGAGGTATAGCATGtatgaaatatataaattgttcTTTCCTTGGAGGAAGTAAGGTGCCTAAATACTGCCAAGTACTCAAAGCACATGGAAAATAGTCATACATTTTCTGAttgtacatattatatataataatatgttatatataatataatataaggtatacatatatacaatatactACGTATgtatgtttatatatatatatatatatatatatatatatatatatatatatatatatatacacacacatatatgcTATCTTTATCTTTGTGTAAATTAAAGTAAAGGAAAAGGAATTATAATTGCGGTCACTGGCACGAACaagaacaaagaaaaataaCGTAATAGGGAATAGATGTTTATATCAGATTTATGTGATAATCTAaatcttgtttttcttttgtaaaGTCTTTTTACTGTTGATCGCAAAAGTTACAGAGCAGCAGCATATGGAACGTTAAATAAGATATGAATAATTTTATGATGAAGTAAATCATGTATATTGATGGTACGTCATAACGAAATTTGTATACTacgctattaatttttttacttaccATATTTTTCAAATCTAGAGGATCTACAATATAACATTAAAGAAACGAATAAGAAATCTAAAAAAGAGGACTTATACACAAAAATATATGcgcattatttttatatatattcatAGTAAATTACGTTCCCCAATATCTTTTAATACGTATGTATACAcgtttgtatatatatatatgtatttatacaCATACATGAATGTGCATACACGTTTAATACGTACGTTCAAATTTATTCCTTCGTGATTTTAATCGTTGAATTATATAAGTATCATAAAAGTGATCCTAATAGATTAATCTcccaaaaattttaaattattacaatGGTTGCTTAGACTTTACTGTTACTTTAAATATATTATGAATTTCTCACACAGAAAGGTTGCCAATTTCGTTAACAAATTGTTTATTGCAGCCTTAATTACGGTTAGTTCTTAACTTAAATCAGTTGCATACATCctaatcacatttttattataataattacaaagtttTAAACGCACATAATAAAAGAAGattatttgtaacatttgcaAACTTGAGATATATTATCGCAAGGCACTATAAATTGAAAAGACTAtctgtataaaaattgtatattactGTATAGGATTACAAATGTTTGCTGTAGAACATGTACTCGTAGATTGTGATCTGTGCTACATGTAAATGTTTGGTTTTTCTCATTTCTTTTACGTTTTTCTTAGAATAGATGCATTCAAAATGTGCTGTTTGGAATTATACGTATACTTTATACTTAGATGAAAttacattatacatatatatatacaaaaattgttttgctTATAAAAGTGTAAATATAGATGTGAATTGTAAGTTAGATGTATAATGCAGCCATATTCATTTCAAaatatgaaaacaaaaataatacagaataataatttcaaataagTTATGttctgaatttttcaaaacCCAAACGagtaatttaaattatatattaaccATTTAGGATACAGAGGatatgtttcaaataaaaacaaCATTATATGTACGATATGGTTAATTTATAACAACACAATTGAAAGATATAAGTTTATTATTGCAGTATGTTAATACAGAGATATGATCCTCGTTACATTATTTATCGAACATAAGAGGAAGTTTAGCATATTGTGTAACTTCCCTTTTAAGCAATTTAATGTTATATACAACCATCAAATTGAATAATTTGCGTTAAGTGTGCATAAAAGGTTTCTCCCCACcgaatttgataaaatttaaatatgttgtaaaactcaacattctgaacattttcctatacatgtaactgCCGCTCAaccttagtttccgagatattcgcgaaaaactgcagtTTTTACTACAATGAATTTTGCCTAAACTCATTTTGAAATTTAGTTTAATGAAAACAAAGAACAACAAAGTAACTcgagttttgaacattttccgattcaaatttaaatgaatttcaGAGTGAGTTTGTGTTAGATTTTCGAGGTGGGGGTGCAGGGAGAGAAAAAAACTCCCTCGCCCTAaagaatatcaatttttatgatATCGTTGCTGGGCTAAATTTGATCTAAAACTACTAAAAAAACATAAAAGTCTGTAATTTTTAGTAAAGTTAAAATTCATCATCAAAACCTTCATTATCATTTGTTGTGAAAAGTTCACGCGGTATATAAATCGTTTGATGATCGTCGTAATATATCTATAGAAACAGTTGATGAGCGGTCGCACCATACTGACACATACGCACGCCTCGAACGTGCACGCATAAGTAAAATACAATGtggtagtagctgcagttttacGCAAATATCTCATAAATTAAGGCTGAGCGGTGGGTATATGTATAGGAAacagttgttcagaatgttgagttttacaacatatcTAAATTTTACCAAAATGGGTGGGAAGGAATcttttatgcacaattacctaatttttaaattattacacGACGCATAAATGTACTATCATAAAACTATAATTTAACATTACTAACATGTTAGCCAATTACAGATTAAAACTTTTAAACTATCTGAAATCAGAACATTATATGTCATATTCTTCCAGATGATATATAGTTGAAGAATATCTTTCTTTAACGATAAAATAAATACTAGTATACGTAGTATATTTAGTACGTTTGGAATGATTTCATAATAATTCTCATCAAAGATACTTCTAAGACCCAAGAGGTACTAATTAGCCTACTAACACCAGTCAAccaaatacatacatacatttacAACAAGAATTACAATAAACTTCTGAGATAGTAATAGTCACACAGCAAATAGTTATATGGATGTACAATACATACAAATGGAGgcataaaaatatatgtttacaatatgTATAATAATCTAAATTTTCTGATAAATAAATAGTTGTGGCAATAATTATAAAAGTTATTTTTATTGGTAACGGAACGGATCTATATcactataaaataaaaataataaattaaagcaAATATATTtgctgtatatatatatatatttatatatattccTGCAACttgcagaaataaatttcatgtCTCTGTAGACAAAAATGTATCACTACTACTTCACATTTACATACTATCAtcgaattgaaaacaatttgttAAAGCGATCACAACAtaaggaaaatttttaatagtTGTGCAGTTATATACtgcaaaaagaaattataccaTTCGGTTATTATATTTTCTCCTTTTTACATTTCAACTGTACATCtgtaatacaattttctttaaattgtgAAGTTTCCTTGGAAGCTACTCATGTACAGTAACGCTTCAGAAGATTCGAATATTATACCTTCatcaaatttgaatataaaatttACTTTCCATTTTTAGACAACACTAGATTGCAATGTACGAtaaccaaaatttcaaagtaGTGCCATGCTATTATACCTACGTGATAACTATTAATGCTTTGGTAGTAAAACTTATTACTGAAACAGTGCggcaataaaatattgtattataagTGTAACTAAATGTTATCCAAATAATGATATGTTTGAAATTTGTAAAATCGTTACCTGCGAACCTTTTGAAGAGTTACTGTAATAAATCATCCTCGATTGAAAGTTCCCAACAAAATAccggaaaattaaaataagtaTTGAATTGAAATAATACTGAATTAATAAACTAATACTGAATTTTTTCGATTGCATCATATTCAACATATTCTAGCATTactttgaaaaaaatatgtcAAGAAATGCAAATGGTTTGTcgaaagcataaaaaaatatttttatgaactTTACAAATAATTTAAATGCTTTTCTTACTTCCCTCTACAACACGTATATAGCTTGTAACAATAACTGTTTTTTTGAAACTCATTTACCTTTAACCGGCATTTAAATGCAAATCGGTCGATTGCTCAATATATATTGTTTTTCAGTAAACGACATCTAATTCATGTCTACataaataattacaatttcTTAATTAATTACTCATTATTCTAGTCCACCTTCCTCTTCTAATTTCGAGAGGAATTTAGGGACTCTATAGTTCGGTTCTACTTGACGTGCCATATCGATTAGACACAGCAATTTCTTTATACCAATAAATATCCTGTAACAAAATGTACAACGTTCAAATTACCATGTTCATAGTTCTatacaaagattttaaaaaatatgtaattgtaaATTTACCGTTTTCCTTTGAGACGAGCATGCAAAGATGCTATTTCCTTTTTAGTGAAAAGTTCCACTTCTTCTAGAACGCTCAAAAGATGATCGGAAGTCGACAAATTGGGTACGTGTAGAGTTGTACTGAATGCTGATAACATTTCCATGTCATCCAATACTTGTCTGGAGACGCATTAATCAATTAATGTTATGTTAAAGGTTACATGTTCTGTTCAGAATTTTAATTACGAAAATAAGATCTTCTACCTGCGGCTGGTCGTACACAGGATTAATAATTTGCGACCACGTGGTGGTTGTTTCTTCAATAAAACTAAAAGCGCTTGCAAAGTCAAATTCGAATAGCGAGGCCCGATAGGTCCATAATCCAACAAGCGTTCGATATTGTCGACTAGAATACAGCTAAGCTGCGAGCGGTATGCATCGTCGAATACCTAAAATGATAAATATAAAATCATTTCTCAATGAATTTTTTACTGTCtctataatttaatttaattgacTAGAACAATGCATTACCTTCCGAATTGAAAGACATTTTGCAGATTCGGTAAAACCAACCATGTCCTCTGGTGAGCATACTTTGACAAATGGAAAATCGGAATTTTTTGCAATTCGTGCAGCAAGAGCTGTTTTTCCGCTATTAGGTGGTCCTTCCAGGAGAACTGATACAAGACCAGAGCCCTCGGTAGATCGAGCCTCTTGAATGTAAAGATTACCATCAGCCAAAATTTCTGCCACTGGTTTACCCCAGTTAATGATTCCACGTATAAGAAGATGATCCAAAAGTTCTGCGCTAGTGCCAAATGCCTAGAagtataaaatgtataaaatgtttttGATGCTGCAATTATTATAATCTTTTAATACTCCTCCTTTGTTAACTACTTACAGGTTTAACATCGTTGTCTAAAGCATGAAGGAAATCAGTTCTGGAAACCATAAGCTTTTCCATGGCTGCAGGATCTACCTCTACCTTGCTAGAGGCTTTGATCAGTCTATTCATAGCAGTACTTTGCGCAGCCCTGACTAGACCTTCTAATTCTGCGCCACTAAAGTTTTTAGTGAGCGTAGCTAATTCCTTCAGATCAACGTCAGGTGATATTTTCTTGTAGTCCCTCATTCTGCATGTATGAATGTTAAGGATTTGGAATCGTCCATGCTCATCTGGTAAACTAATTTCCATTTGTACCTtggataaataaaaatattattaagacGAATTCTTCTAGTAGAGTTCCATATTTAGTAGAGGTGTGAAATCTTGAATATTCTCGGGAATAATtccgaaaattgtcgagaatcccgaaattttcgagaagcCATCCCGAGTAAAATTCTCGTCCTGTCCTGactcgacattttcgggttctcgcatacCTCTAATGTTTAGTTAATGGCTATTGAAACGTACTTCTAATCTACCAGGTCGCAATAAAGCTTCATCGATCATATCTCTTCTGTTGGTCATACCAATAACGAGAATATTATTTAATTGCTCTACACCATCAATCTTTGCAAGTAACTGATTTACAACAGTATCATGTACTCCTGTATTACCAGCAACACTTCCTCTAGACTTACAAATAGCATCTATTTCGTCGAAAATGATTATGTGCAATCCACTGTTTGGCCCAAGCTGAAAAttatgtttaattttttatcttaCAGATAGTAATATCTTAGTAAAGACTATTACGAAACTTGAAAGTATATTCATACCCTTTTTTCCTCATCTTCAGCATCAGCAAACAATCTCCTAATATTCGCTTCACTTTCGCCCACATATTTATCCAATATCTGAGGGCCATTGACGATTTTCGGTTCTCTGGCGTTTAACATAGTTCCTATCTGTCGTGCCATTAACGTTTTACCAGTACCTGGCGGACCATACAATAAAATTCCCTTCACGTGTTTGCAACCTAATTGAGTAACAATTTCTGGTGGAAAAACACGAGATGC is a window of Halictus rubicundus isolate RS-2024b chromosome 4, iyHalRubi1_principal, whole genome shotgun sequence DNA encoding:
- the LOC143353211 gene encoding vesicle-fusing ATPase 1, giving the protein MSAMRMKAVKCPTDELSISNCAIINPDDYPDDIRHIEVTTAPNQHFVFTVKRHHEVPRGTVGFSLPQRKWATLSLNQDIEVRPYHFSPTSSTECLCVIVLEADFLQKKSTTLEPYNTDEMARDFLLQFSGQAFTVGQQLVFQFKDKKMLGLVVKSLEAADLSAISSGQNTVPKKTQLGRCLGDTVIQFEKADNSSLNLVGKAKGKVVRQSIINPDWDFQKMGIGGLDKEFSAIFRRAFASRVFPPEIVTQLGCKHVKGILLYGPPGTGKTLMARQIGTMLNAREPKIVNGPQILDKYVGESEANIRRLFADAEDEEKRLGPNSGLHIIIFDEIDAICKSRGSVAGNTGVHDTVVNQLLAKIDGVEQLNNILVIGMTNRRDMIDEALLRPGRLEVQMEISLPDEHGRFQILNIHTCRMRDYKKISPDVDLKELATLTKNFSGAELEGLVRAAQSTAMNRLIKASSKVEVDPAAMEKLMVSRTDFLHALDNDVKPAFGTSAELLDHLLIRGIINWGKPVAEILADGNLYIQEARSTEGSGLVSVLLEGPPNSGKTALAARIAKNSDFPFVKVCSPEDMVGFTESAKCLSIRKVFDDAYRSQLSCILVDNIERLLDYGPIGPRYSNLTLQALLVLLKKQPPRGRKLLILCTTSRRQVLDDMEMLSAFSTTLHVPNLSTSDHLLSVLEEVELFTKKEIASLHARLKGKRIFIGIKKLLCLIDMARQVEPNYRVPKFLSKLEEEGGLE